In Mustela nigripes isolate SB6536 chromosome 10, MUSNIG.SB6536, whole genome shotgun sequence, one DNA window encodes the following:
- the NHLH1 gene encoding helix-loop-helix protein 1, protein MMLNSDTVELDLPPSHSETESGFSDCGGGAGPDGAGPGVPGGGQARGLEPGEPCRKDLQHLSREERRRRRRATAKYRTAHATRERIRVEAFNLAFAELRKLLPTLPPDKKLSKIEILRLAICYISYLNHVLDV, encoded by the coding sequence ATGATGCTCAACTCAGACACGGTGGAGCTggacctgcctccctcccactcagAGACCGAGTCAGGCTTCAGCGactgcgggggcggggcgggccccgacggggctgggcctggggttCCAGGAGGGGGCCAGGCCCGGGGCCTGGAGCCGGGAGAGCCCTGCCGGAAAGACCTGCAGCACCTGAGCCGGGAGGAGCGGCGGCGCCGGCGCCGGGCCACAGCCAAGTACCGCACGGCCCACGCCACGCGGGAACGGATCCGCGTGGAAGCCTTCAACCTGGCCTTCGCGGAGCTGCGCAAGCTGCTGCCCACGCTGCCCCCCGACAAGAAGCTGTCCAAGATCGAGATCCTGCGCCTGGCCATCTGCTACATCTCCTACCTGAACCACGTGCTGGACGTCTGA
- the NCSTN gene encoding nicastrin, with product MATAGGGSVADPRSRSLLRLVSFCVLLAGFCRGNSVERKIYISVNKTAPCVRLLNATHQIGCQSSVSGDTGVIHVVEKEEDLQWVLTDGPNPPYVVLLEGALFTRNLMEKLKGRTSRIAGLAVSLAKPNPASGFSPSVPCPNDGFGIYSNSYGPEFAHCREIQWNPLGDGLAYEDFSFPIFLLEDENETKVIKQCYRDHNLSPNGSAPAFPLCAMQLFSHMHAVLSTVTCMRRSSIQSTFSINPEIVCDPLSDYNVWSMLKPINMSGMLEPDDKVVVAATRLDSRSFFWNVAPGAESAVASFVTQLAAAEALQKAPDVATLPRNVMFVFFQGETFDYIGSSRMVYDMEKGKFPVQLENIESFVELGQVALRNSLELWMHTDPMSQKNGSIQNQVEALLSTLERSGAGVPAVALRRLKQSQPLPPSSLQRFLRARNVSGVVLADHSTVFHNRYYQSIYDTAENINVSYPEWQSPEEDLNFVTDTAKALADVATVLARALYQLAGGTNFTDAIRADAHTVTRLLYGFLVRANNSWFQSVLRQDLRSYLGDGPLQHYIAVSSPTNTTYVVQYALANLTGQVVDLTREQCQDPSKVPSENKDLYEYAWVQGPLNSNETDRLPHCVRSTARLARALSPAFELRQWGSTEYSTWTESRWKDIRARIFLIASRELEFVTLMVGFGILVFSLAVTYCINAKADVLFIAPREPGAVSY from the exons ATGGCCACGGCCGGGGGCGGCTCTGTGGCCGACCCGAGGAGTCGGAGTCTTCTTCGCCTTGTGTCTTTCTGCGTCCTGCTGGCAG GTTTCTGCAGGGGAAATTCAGTGGAGAGGAAGATCTACATCTCCGTAAATAAAACAGCTCCTTGTGTCCGTCTGCTCAATGCGACACATCAGATCGGCTGCCAAT CTTCCGTCAGTGGGGACACAGGGGTCATCCACgtggtggagaaggaagaggaccTGCAGTGGGTGTTGACCGACGGCCCCAACCCCCCTTATGTGGTTCTGCTGGAGGGCGCACTCTTCACCAG GAATCTGATGGAGAAACTAAAGGGGAGAACCAGCCGCATCGCTGGCCTGGCCGTGTCCTTGGCCAAGCCCAACCCCGCATCCGGCTTCTCTCCTAGTGTGCCGTGTCCCAATGATGGGTTTG GCATTTACTCCAACTCCTATGGGCCGGAATTTGCTCACTGCAGAGAAATCCAGTGGAACCCCCTGGGAGATGGTTTGGCTTATGAAgacttcagtttccccatcttccTTCTTGAAGATGAGAATGAAACCAAGGTCATCAAGCAG tGCTATCGCGATCACAACCTGAGTCCGAACGGCTCAGCGCCTGCCTTCCCGCTGTGCGCCATGCAGCTCTTCTCCCACATGCACGCTGTCCTCAGCACGGTCACCTGCATGCGACGCAGCTCCATCCAGAGCACCTTCAGCATCAACCCAG AAATCGTCTGTGACCCCCTGTCCGACTACAACGTATGGAGCATGCTGAAGCCTATAAATATGTCTGGGATGTTAGAACCCGATGACAAGGTTGTGGTTGCTGCGACCCGG CTGGACAGTCGTTCCTTTTTCTGGAATGTGGCCCCAGGGGCTGAAAGTGCCGTGGCCTCCTTCGTCACTCAGCTAGCTGCTGCTGAAGCTCTGCAGAAGGCCCCTGATGTGGCCACCCTTCCCCGCAATGTCATGTTCGTCTTCTTCCAAGGG GAAACCTTTGACTACATTGGCAGCTCAAGAATGGTCTACGACATGGAGAAGGGCAAGTTTCCTGTGCAGTTAGAGAACATCGAGTCATTCGTGGAGCTGGGACAG GTGGCCTTAAGAAATTCACTAGAGCTTTGGATGCACACAGACCCCATGTCTCAGAAAAATGGGTCCATACAGAATCAG GTAGAGGCCCTCCTGAGCACCCTGGAGAGGAGCGGAGCCGGCGTCCCCGCCGTGGCCCTCCGGAGGCTGAAGCAGTCCCAGCCCCTCCCGCCGTCTTCCCTGCAGCGCTTCCTGCGGGCTCGGAACGTCTCCGGCGTTGTCCTCGCGGACCACTCCACCGTCTTCCATAACCG CTATTACCAGAGCATTTACGACACTGCGGAGAACATCAACGTCAGCTACCCCGAGTGGCAGAGCCCCGAGGAGGACCTGAACTTCGTGACAGACACTGCCAAG GCTCTGGCAGATGTGGCCACAGTGCTGGCACGTGCGCTGTACCAGCTCGCAGGAGGGACCAACTTCACCGATGCCATCCGGGCTGATGCCCACACG GTCACCCGCCTGCTCTATGGGTTCCTGGTCAGAGCCAACAATTCCTGGTTCCAGTCTGTCCTCCGGCAGGACCTAAGGTCCTACTTGG GCGATGGGCCTCTTCAGCACTACATCGCCGTCTCCAGCCCCACCAACACCACTTACGTGGTGCAGTACGCCTTGGCAAACCTGACTGGCCAGGTGGTCGACCTTACCCGAGAGCAGTGCCAGGATCCAAGTAAAGTCCCCAGTGAAAACAAGGAT CTGTACGAGTACGCGTGGGTCCAGGGCCCTCTGAATTCCAATGAGACGGACCGGCTGCCCCACTGTGTGCGTTCCACGGCGCGACTGGCCAGGGCCCTGTCCCCCGCCTTTGAGCTGAGGCAGTGGGGCTCCACCGAGTACTCCACGTGGACGGAGAGCCGCTGGAAAGACATCCGGGCCCGCATCTTTCTGATAGCCAGCAGAGAGCTGGAG TTCGTCACGCTGATGGTGGGCTTCGGCATCCTCGTCTTCTCTCTCGCCGTCACCTACTGCATCAACGCCAAGGCCGACGTCCTTTTCATCGCCCCCCGGGAGCCCGGAGCTGTGTCTTACTGA